DNA from Phaeodactylum tricornutum CCAP 1055/1 chromosome 30, whole genome shotgun sequence:
acaagaaCAAAGTAGGGGCAGAATGTTGTTTCCTGCTCAAGCCCAAGTGATATGCAGCaatctactagctagaaagCATAGACACATTTCAAAGTCGCTGCGCCACCTTACATCAACAAGCAGAAGCAAAAGTATGCACAACATGCGCAACGAAGTGAACATCACCAAAAACTGAAACTAAGGAAAAGGGGACTCGGTTCTTGCTTGGACCTCATATTAACAGACGCAAGAAATATGCACATCATTCGCGCTCAATTGAACAtcaccaaagaaaaagcgGACTTGGTTCTTGCTCGGGCCTAACAATATTTGTGACTACACCGCAATGTTCGCGATTAAATTAGATGATTTATATCCATGCAGCATTTCTCCCCTgacatcacagtcaatgacaTATATGTCTGCCCATTTGCCATCCTTTATGCCCTGAGGCTGATGTCCTCTTCAAATATTGTTCAAGTCGTATCCTAGCAAACCGCTTCAGGCTAGGCGGGTTTTCATTTTTCTCACCTCCGCAAACTAAAAAGAGTGTTCCGCAAAACAGCAAACATGAAAGGAGACAACAATAGCTGCATGTGAGTTGATCAGCTCCATGCTGCGTAGAGATCTACTCTTTTCGCCCCTGTAAGACTAACTCGTCCATGTTGCTTTTCCTGTTTGAAGTTCTCCTTTTCCCTACGTAAGTTATCTTTGCAATTTTCCAAGACGCGTTGACATTGCCTTATAAATTACAAGACGCATTTTCGCTCTGAAGTGATACCAATTTGGTAGCTTACTTTTCCTCTTCATGAACAGGGCCCTTGGACCGCATTGCCCTTAGGCTTGGCTTTCTTCGCGACAATCTTTACATCCGTCGCTGCTTTCGGATGCAAGTTCCTGGAAATACAACTCAACTCTGAAACTCTTTCCGCTGGGTTCTGGAAGTATGAGCACCCTGATTTAGGGTGTACATCTTATGCAGTTGGCGACGATTCTGATGACGCGCCTATCCAGATTGCCAAATATGTTGGACTACTTGCATCGCTCCTCAGTTACGCTTGCTTCGCATGCTTGGTCGCTACTACTTTCCTTGTCATTCcaaacaaaattgtgaaAGCATGTTGTATCACCATGTGTGTTCTGCCCGTTCTCATGTTGACTCTTTTTGTGAGTTTTGCTAGCAAACTGTGTAGGGAGAACCTTTTAAGCAATTCAAACACGTACTGCGTTCCCGATTCAGGAGCTGTTCTGTCAATTCTTTCATTCATCTTGTGGATCATTGTTGCAGTGTCCTTCCGGCAACTGGTGAGCCGTCGTACGCAAAAGGAGAATACTGATATTAACTATGGggacgaggaagaggtaAACTCTGCCCCTCCAAATCAAAGTGGAAGTAAATCGGTCATTGTTGAAGTCATGACGGATGCTGAGGGCACCAAGACCACAACTACAACCACTACAGACGCAAAAGGGAATAAGATTGTTGAAAAGACGGTTGAAATGAAAAATAACTCTTACAGCGAAGACACCGAATCATAAAAGATCCATAAGATGCAAGAGGATAGGAACAAGCGCAGCTGAGGTGTGTGGGAATGTACTTCTTACAAAGAACATGTGACTGGCAGTGGCCATGAAATTTGATATGCAGTAAC
Protein-coding regions in this window:
- a CDS encoding predicted protein, whose amino-acid sequence is MCVLPVLMLTLFVSFASKLCRENLLSNSNTYCVPDSGAVLSILSFILWIIVAVSFRQLVSRRTQKENTDINYGDEEEVNSAPPNQSGSKSVIVEVMTDAEGTKTTTTTTTDAKGNKIVEKTVEMKNNSYSEDTES